The Ornithodoros turicata isolate Travis unplaced genomic scaffold, ASM3712646v1 ctg00001143.1, whole genome shotgun sequence genome window below encodes:
- the LOC135376545 gene encoding zinc finger protein 239-like isoform X3: protein MQFSLETRNQPMRVKSEPPDVACLPQQGQVHQQHCSEHPSGEFFQSTDLQHHKRARTSQKLHKCDVCPAEFCRVSDLRVHKRRHTGEKPHKCDVCPAEFCRISDLRVHKRRHTGEKPHKCDVCPAEFCRASDLRDHKWRHTGEKPHKCDVCPAEFCRISDLRDHQRRHTGEKLHKCDACSAEFCRISSLRDHMRRHTGEKPHKCDVCPVEFCRISDLRAHKRGDTGEKPHKCDVCPAEFCQVSSLRDHKRRHAGEKPHKCDVCPAEFYRLWDLREHKRTHTGERPYKCDVCPAEFRQKGNLQHHKRTHTGEKPYKCDICPAEFSQKGNLQQHKQTHTGEKLYKCDVCPTEFSQTRYLKHHKRTHMGEQP from the exons ATGCAGTTCTCTCTGGAGACCCGCAATCAGCCCATGAGAGTGAAATCAGAACCACCTGATGTTGCATGCCTGCCACAACAGGGCCAGGTACATCAACAGCACTGCAGCGAACATCCTTCAGGAG AGTTCTTCCAGAGCACGGACCTGCAGCATCACAAGCGGGCCCGCACAAGCCAGAAGCtacacaagtgtgatgtctgccctgcagagttctgcCGGGTCTCCGATCTACGGGTTCACAAGCGGaggcacacgggcgagaagccacacaagtgtgatgtctgccctgcagagttctgcCGGATCTCGGATCTACGGGTTCACAAGCGGAGGCACACTggcgagaagccacacaagtgtgatgtctgtcctgcagagttctgcCGGGCCTCGGATCTACGGGATCACAAGTGGaggcacacgggcgagaagccacacaagtgtgatgtctgtcctgcagagttctgcCGGATCTCGGATCTACGGGATCACCAGCGGaggcacacgggcgagaagctaCACAAGTGTGATGCCTGCAGTGCAGAGTTCTGCCGGATCTCGAGTCTGCGGGACCACATGCGGAggcacacgggtgagaagccacacaagtgtgatgtctgccctgtaGAGTTCTGCCGAATCTCGGATCTACGAGCTCACAAGCGGGGAGACACTggcgagaagccacacaagtgtgatgtctgtcctgcagagttctgcCAGGTCTCGAGTCTGCGGGATCACAAGCGGAGGCACGcgggcgagaagccacacaagtgtgatgtctgccctgcagagttctaCCGGCTCTGGGATCTACGGGaacacaagcggacgcacacaggtgagaggccatacaagtgcgatgtctgccctgcggagttcagacagaaggggaacctacagcaccacaagcggacgcacacaggtgagaagccatacaagtgcgacatctgccctgcggagttcagccagaaggggaacctacagcagcacaagcagacacacacgggtgagaagctgtacaagtgcgatgtctgccctacAGAGTTCAGCCAGACCAGGTACCTTAAgcatcacaagcggacacacatggGTGAGCAGCCATAG
- the LOC135376545 gene encoding zinc finger protein 664-like isoform X1 yields MQFSLETRNQPMRVKSEPPDVACLPQQGQVHQQHCSEHPSGGDAYAGTCDVKDETREESSKEHPIVEVKTEPYNIEILTGQDQMRHNCDLTSEEFFQSTDLQHHKRARTSQKLHKCDVCPAEFCRVSDLRVHKRRHTGEKPHKCDVCPAEFCRISDLRVHKRRHTGEKPHKCDVCPAEFCRASDLRDHKWRHTGEKPHKCDVCPAEFCRISDLRDHQRRHTGEKLHKCDACSAEFCRISSLRDHMRRHTGEKPHKCDVCPVEFCRISDLRAHKRGDTGEKPHKCDVCPAEFCQVSSLRDHKRRHAGEKPHKCDVCPAEFYRLWDLREHKRTHTGERPYKCDVCPAEFRQKGNLQHHKRTHTGEKPYKCDICPAEFSQKGNLQQHKQTHTGEKLYKCDVCPTEFSQTRYLKHHKRTHMGEQP; encoded by the exons ATGCAGTTCTCTCTGGAGACCCGCAATCAGCCCATGAGAGTGAAATCAGAACCACCTGATGTTGCATGCCTGCCACAACAGGGCCAGGTACATCAACAGCACTGCAGCGAACATCCTTCAGGAGGTGATGCTTACG CTGGGACATGTGACGTTAAAGATGAAACTCGAGAGGAATCTTCAAAGGAACATCCAATcgtagaagtgaaaacagagcCTTACAATATTGAAATCTTGACTGGGCAGGACCAAATGAGACACAACTGTGACTTAACATcagaag AGTTCTTCCAGAGCACGGACCTGCAGCATCACAAGCGGGCCCGCACAAGCCAGAAGCtacacaagtgtgatgtctgccctgcagagttctgcCGGGTCTCCGATCTACGGGTTCACAAGCGGaggcacacgggcgagaagccacacaagtgtgatgtctgccctgcagagttctgcCGGATCTCGGATCTACGGGTTCACAAGCGGAGGCACACTggcgagaagccacacaagtgtgatgtctgtcctgcagagttctgcCGGGCCTCGGATCTACGGGATCACAAGTGGaggcacacgggcgagaagccacacaagtgtgatgtctgtcctgcagagttctgcCGGATCTCGGATCTACGGGATCACCAGCGGaggcacacgggcgagaagctaCACAAGTGTGATGCCTGCAGTGCAGAGTTCTGCCGGATCTCGAGTCTGCGGGACCACATGCGGAggcacacgggtgagaagccacacaagtgtgatgtctgccctgtaGAGTTCTGCCGAATCTCGGATCTACGAGCTCACAAGCGGGGAGACACTggcgagaagccacacaagtgtgatgtctgtcctgcagagttctgcCAGGTCTCGAGTCTGCGGGATCACAAGCGGAGGCACGcgggcgagaagccacacaagtgtgatgtctgccctgcagagttctaCCGGCTCTGGGATCTACGGGaacacaagcggacgcacacaggtgagaggccatacaagtgcgatgtctgccctgcggagttcagacagaaggggaacctacagcaccacaagcggacgcacacaggtgagaagccatacaagtgcgacatctgccctgcggagttcagccagaaggggaacctacagcagcacaagcagacacacacgggtgagaagctgtacaagtgcgatgtctgccctacAGAGTTCAGCCAGACCAGGTACCTTAAgcatcacaagcggacacacatggGTGAGCAGCCATAG
- the LOC135376545 gene encoding zinc finger protein 239-like isoform X2, whose product MQFSLETRNQPMRVKSEPPDVACLPQQGQVHQQHCSEHPSGGDAYEFFQSTDLQHHKRARTSQKLHKCDVCPAEFCRVSDLRVHKRRHTGEKPHKCDVCPAEFCRISDLRVHKRRHTGEKPHKCDVCPAEFCRASDLRDHKWRHTGEKPHKCDVCPAEFCRISDLRDHQRRHTGEKLHKCDACSAEFCRISSLRDHMRRHTGEKPHKCDVCPVEFCRISDLRAHKRGDTGEKPHKCDVCPAEFCQVSSLRDHKRRHAGEKPHKCDVCPAEFYRLWDLREHKRTHTGERPYKCDVCPAEFRQKGNLQHHKRTHTGEKPYKCDICPAEFSQKGNLQQHKQTHTGEKLYKCDVCPTEFSQTRYLKHHKRTHMGEQP is encoded by the exons ATGCAGTTCTCTCTGGAGACCCGCAATCAGCCCATGAGAGTGAAATCAGAACCACCTGATGTTGCATGCCTGCCACAACAGGGCCAGGTACATCAACAGCACTGCAGCGAACATCCTTCAGGAGGTGATGCTTACG AGTTCTTCCAGAGCACGGACCTGCAGCATCACAAGCGGGCCCGCACAAGCCAGAAGCtacacaagtgtgatgtctgccctgcagagttctgcCGGGTCTCCGATCTACGGGTTCACAAGCGGaggcacacgggcgagaagccacacaagtgtgatgtctgccctgcagagttctgcCGGATCTCGGATCTACGGGTTCACAAGCGGAGGCACACTggcgagaagccacacaagtgtgatgtctgtcctgcagagttctgcCGGGCCTCGGATCTACGGGATCACAAGTGGaggcacacgggcgagaagccacacaagtgtgatgtctgtcctgcagagttctgcCGGATCTCGGATCTACGGGATCACCAGCGGaggcacacgggcgagaagctaCACAAGTGTGATGCCTGCAGTGCAGAGTTCTGCCGGATCTCGAGTCTGCGGGACCACATGCGGAggcacacgggtgagaagccacacaagtgtgatgtctgccctgtaGAGTTCTGCCGAATCTCGGATCTACGAGCTCACAAGCGGGGAGACACTggcgagaagccacacaagtgtgatgtctgtcctgcagagttctgcCAGGTCTCGAGTCTGCGGGATCACAAGCGGAGGCACGcgggcgagaagccacacaagtgtgatgtctgccctgcagagttctaCCGGCTCTGGGATCTACGGGaacacaagcggacgcacacaggtgagaggccatacaagtgcgatgtctgccctgcggagttcagacagaaggggaacctacagcaccacaagcggacgcacacaggtgagaagccatacaagtgcgacatctgccctgcggagttcagccagaaggggaacctacagcagcacaagcagacacacacgggtgagaagctgtacaagtgcgatgtctgccctacAGAGTTCAGCCAGACCAGGTACCTTAAgcatcacaagcggacacacatggGTGAGCAGCCATAG